Proteins encoded together in one Oxalobacteraceae sp. CFBP 8761 window:
- a CDS encoding (2Fe-2S)-binding protein: MHTTVPIAFYVNGQPVSLDIAGDAPLLNVLRNDLCLNGPKFGCGLGECGACTVLIDGVAARSCVIPLAGVARRAVITLDGLERDGTLDPVQQAFIDEQGAQCGYCMNGMIMTLKALLLRCPAPTEQQIRNELDFNLCRCGTHVEIMRCALRAVELTRGDVA; the protein is encoded by the coding sequence ATGCACACCACGGTCCCCATCGCTTTTTACGTCAACGGTCAACCCGTCAGCCTCGACATCGCGGGCGACGCGCCCCTGCTGAATGTTCTGCGCAACGATCTGTGCCTGAACGGTCCCAAGTTCGGCTGCGGCCTGGGCGAATGCGGCGCCTGCACGGTGCTCATCGACGGCGTGGCCGCGCGCTCGTGCGTGATTCCGCTGGCCGGTGTGGCCCGGCGCGCAGTCATCACGCTCGACGGCCTGGAACGCGACGGCACGCTCGACCCCGTGCAGCAGGCCTTCATCGATGAACAGGGTGCGCAGTGCGGCTACTGCATGAACGGCATGATCATGACGCTCAAGGCGCTGTTGCTGCGCTGCCCGGCGCCGACCGAACAGCAGATCCGCAACGAGCTCGATTTCAATCTGTGCCGCTGCGGCACCCATGTCGAGATCATGCGCTGCGCACTGCGCGCGGTGGAGCTGACGCGTGGAGACGTCGCCTGA
- a CDS encoding Asp/Glu racemase, translating into METEIPAMLTARQAIRPERFTFHSSRMRMKKVVKEELAAMDAESDRCAVELSDARVDVLGYACLVAIMAMGHGYHRVSQERLAGLTVANGARAPVVTSAGALIDALAVIGAKKIVVVAPYMKPLTELVVDYIRNEGYDVLDYRALEIPDNLDVARHDPANLPAIVAQMDTSGVDAIVLSACVQMPSLPVIAQVEAMTGKPVITAAVATTYAMLKRLDLDRIVPGAGALLSGAY; encoded by the coding sequence ATGGAAACCGAAATCCCGGCGATGCTGACGGCGCGCCAGGCAATCCGGCCCGAGCGGTTCACGTTCCACTCCAGCCGTATGCGGATGAAGAAAGTGGTGAAGGAGGAACTGGCCGCCATGGACGCCGAATCCGACCGCTGCGCTGTCGAGCTGAGCGACGCCCGCGTCGATGTACTGGGCTATGCCTGCCTGGTCGCGATCATGGCCATGGGCCACGGCTACCACCGCGTATCGCAAGAGCGCCTGGCGGGTTTGACGGTTGCCAACGGCGCCCGTGCGCCCGTGGTGACCAGCGCCGGTGCCCTGATCGATGCCCTGGCCGTCATCGGCGCCAAAAAGATCGTCGTCGTCGCGCCCTACATGAAGCCGCTGACCGAACTGGTGGTCGATTACATCCGCAACGAGGGCTATGACGTGCTCGACTATCGGGCCCTCGAGATCCCCGATAACCTCGACGTTGCGCGCCACGACCCGGCCAACCTGCCGGCGATCGTCGCGCAGATGGACACCAGCGGCGTCGATGCGATCGTGCTGTCGGCCTGTGTGCAGATGCCGTCGCTGCCGGTCATCGCGCAGGTCGAGGCCATGACCGGCAAGCCGGTGATCACGGCGGCGGTGGCCACCACCTACGCCATGCTCAAGCGCCTGGATCTGGACCGCATCGTGCCGGGCGCCGGCGCCTTGCTCTCCGGCGCCTATTAA
- a CDS encoding alpha/beta hydrolase — translation MTSTFRYGANIHANGIRQHYLRYGGQEGERASRDAVIIVPGITSPAITWGFIGERFGQQFDTYVLDVRGRGLSSASDTLDYSLDAQAQDVIAFAEALGLDRYAVVGHSMGGRIGIRAARAQPRSLTRLVIVDPPVSGPGRRAYPSKLPWYVDSMRLAREGCSAEQMRDFCPTWTDDQLRLRAEWLHTCNERAVIESFKGFHSDDIHQDLPSLALPTMLMVASRGDVLLPADIAEFNTLVPHLAVSRVENAGHMIPWDNEEGFYAAFGDFLGARL, via the coding sequence ATGACCAGCACCTTCCGGTACGGCGCCAACATCCACGCCAACGGCATCCGCCAGCACTATCTGCGTTACGGCGGCCAGGAGGGCGAGCGCGCCAGCCGCGACGCCGTCATCATCGTGCCGGGCATTACCAGCCCGGCGATCACCTGGGGCTTCATCGGCGAGCGCTTCGGCCAGCAGTTCGACACCTATGTGCTGGACGTGCGCGGGCGTGGCCTGTCGTCGGCTTCCGATACGCTCGACTACAGCCTTGATGCGCAAGCGCAGGACGTCATCGCGTTTGCCGAAGCGCTGGGCCTGGACCGGTATGCGGTGGTCGGTCATTCGATGGGTGGCCGCATCGGCATCCGCGCCGCGCGGGCACAGCCGCGTAGCCTCACCCGCCTGGTGATCGTCGACCCACCGGTATCCGGCCCGGGCCGGCGCGCTTATCCATCCAAGCTGCCGTGGTACGTCGATTCGATGCGCCTGGCGCGCGAAGGCTGCTCGGCCGAGCAGATGCGCGACTTCTGCCCGACCTGGACCGACGACCAGCTGCGCCTGCGCGCCGAGTGGCTGCACACCTGCAACGAGCGCGCCGTAATCGAGAGCTTCAAGGGCTTTCACAGCGACGACATCCACCAGGACCTGCCGTCGCTGGCACTGCCCACGATGCTGATGGTGGCCTCGCGCGGCGACGTGCTGCTGCCGGCCGATATCGCCGAATTCAATACGCTGGTACCGCACCTGGCCGTCTCCCGTGTCGAGAATGCGGGGCACATGATCCCGTGGGATAACGAAGAAGGTTTCTACGCGGCGTTTGGCGACTTCCTTGGCGCCCGCCTGTGA